A region from the Macrobrachium rosenbergii isolate ZJJX-2024 chromosome 32, ASM4041242v1, whole genome shotgun sequence genome encodes:
- the LOC136855698 gene encoding caspase b-like isoform X2 yields the protein MAPRITDSHRAKKLSPRSLSAVPSCRRKLFSVPLSSTTPSRKRREIFLAAERGNLQKIKDLIQYTGPAVRKPHSRFTLLHLAALNNQKEIVEFLLEFISPNVVCAFNKTPAHLASLRGHLEVLSVLLADQETNPDIKDVWDQTYKDLLAPHLFEAILSGNEKQTRDLLALGANPDCHPGNDMEGVLSRELHITTPRQLALSLNQKSTLMLLPTNEEGHPVTKHGQILVSPTMPRIGRDPMLGPLRIKVKPTKQCVTGSDVYTMNPNSRGYVCILSFGSFERRPDLELEASEDDASNLANVFTQMGYSGEVHHSLTSDETKETLTRIRDMEELWDASSATFIISSHGTSNNDAFLASDMQQLSTEWLLGLFSDAECPQLKNKPKVFIFDFCRGYYTDSCASVLNPFRPTRVNEPQRDMVCIYSSSTGFTSYNFSKDGSSFPTALCRTMAKHAHDMELNDLCRELVAECGKATNLVPSIRNIGFTKRFFFNPGVSASLVQNH from the exons ATGGCACCTCGCATCACTGACTCTCACCGG GCCAAGAAACTGAGCCCGCGGAGTCTGTCTGCTGTCCCCTCCTGCAGAAGGAAGCTTTTCTCGGTGCCCTTAAGTAGTACAACACCTTCAAGAAAGAGG CGTGAAATATTCCTCGCTGCGGAACGGGGCAACCTCCAGAAAATCAAGGACCTGATACAGTACACAGGACCTGCTGTGAGAAAGCCTCACTCGCGCTTCACTCTTCTGCACTTGGCAGCTCTCAACAACCAGAAAGAGATCGTAGAATTCTTGCTGGAATTCATCAGTCCGAATGTGGTCTGTGCATTCAACAAAACTCCCGCTCACCTGGCCTCTCTCAGGGGTCACCTGGAAGTTCTCAGTGTCTTGCTGGCTGACCAAGAGACAAATCCCGATATCAAGGATGTCTGGGATCAGACGTACAAAGACTtg CTTGCGCCTCACCTCTTCGAAGCAATTCTCTCTGGCAATGAGAAACAAACGAGAGACCTTCTTGCCTTGGGTGCTAATCCTGATTGCCACCCTGGAAATGACATGGAGGGCGTCTTGAGCAGAGAACTTCACATCACCACGCCACGCCAGTTAGCTCTGTCACTGAACCAAAAATCGACACTGATGTTATTGCCTACG AATGAGGAAGGACATCCAGTTACAAAGCATGGACAGATTTTAGTATCACCTACAATGCCTAGAATTGGCAGGGACCCAATG CTTGGCCCCCTTAGGATCAAAGTAAAACCAACGAAACAATGCGTGACCGGAAGTGATGTATACACAATGAACCCAAACTCCAGAGGGTACGTCTGCATCCTGAGTTTTGGGTCATTCGAGAGGAGGCCCGATCTGGAGCTGGAAGCCTCAGAGGATGACGCCAGCAACCTGGCCAATGTGTTTACCCAGATGGGCTATTCCGGAGAAGTCCATCACTCTTTGACCTCAGACGAAACCAAAGAGACCTTAACAAGAATAAGAGATATGGAAGAGCTCTGGGATGCTAGTAGTGCCACTTTCATCATCTCCAGCCACGGCACCAGCAACAACGATGCTTTCCTTGCATCGGATATGCAACAGCTATCTACCGAATGGTTACTAGGTCTTTTCAGTGATGCCGAATGTCCTCAACTAAAGAACAAGCCTAAGGTTTTCATCTTTGATTTCTGCAGAGGCTACTATACTGACAGCTGTGCCAGCGTTCTTAACCCTTTCAGACCTACAAGAGTTAACGAACCTCAGAGAGACATGGTCTGCATTTACTCCAGCAGCACTGGGTTTACGTCTTATAACTTCTCAAAGGACGGATCTAGCTTCCCTACTGCCCTTTGTCGTACGATGGCAAAGCACGCTCACGATATGGAACTCAATGATCTTTGCAGAGAGCTGGTTGCAGAATGTGGTAAAGCAACAAACTTGGTGCCATCGATAAGGAACATTGGGTTCACAAAGAGATTCTTTTTCAATCCAGGGGTCTCGGCTTCATTGGTACAGAATCACTAG
- the LOC136855698 gene encoding caspase b-like isoform X1 → MAPRITDSHRAKKLSPRSLSAVPSCRRKLFSVPLSSTTPSRKRREIFLAAERGNLQKIKDLIQYTGPAVRKPHSRFTLLHLAALNNQKEIVEFLLEFISPNVVCAFNKTPAHLASLRGHLEVLSVLLADQETNPDIKDVWDQTYKDLLAPHLFEAILSGNEKQTRDLLALGANPDCHPGNDMEGVLSRELHITTPRQLALSLNQKSTLMLLPTNEEGHPVTKHGQILVSPTMPRIGRDPMQLGPLRIKVKPTKQCVTGSDVYTMNPNSRGYVCILSFGSFERRPDLELEASEDDASNLANVFTQMGYSGEVHHSLTSDETKETLTRIRDMEELWDASSATFIISSHGTSNNDAFLASDMQQLSTEWLLGLFSDAECPQLKNKPKVFIFDFCRGYYTDSCASVLNPFRPTRVNEPQRDMVCIYSSSTGFTSYNFSKDGSSFPTALCRTMAKHAHDMELNDLCRELVAECGKATNLVPSIRNIGFTKRFFFNPGVSASLVQNH, encoded by the exons ATGGCACCTCGCATCACTGACTCTCACCGG GCCAAGAAACTGAGCCCGCGGAGTCTGTCTGCTGTCCCCTCCTGCAGAAGGAAGCTTTTCTCGGTGCCCTTAAGTAGTACAACACCTTCAAGAAAGAGG CGTGAAATATTCCTCGCTGCGGAACGGGGCAACCTCCAGAAAATCAAGGACCTGATACAGTACACAGGACCTGCTGTGAGAAAGCCTCACTCGCGCTTCACTCTTCTGCACTTGGCAGCTCTCAACAACCAGAAAGAGATCGTAGAATTCTTGCTGGAATTCATCAGTCCGAATGTGGTCTGTGCATTCAACAAAACTCCCGCTCACCTGGCCTCTCTCAGGGGTCACCTGGAAGTTCTCAGTGTCTTGCTGGCTGACCAAGAGACAAATCCCGATATCAAGGATGTCTGGGATCAGACGTACAAAGACTtg CTTGCGCCTCACCTCTTCGAAGCAATTCTCTCTGGCAATGAGAAACAAACGAGAGACCTTCTTGCCTTGGGTGCTAATCCTGATTGCCACCCTGGAAATGACATGGAGGGCGTCTTGAGCAGAGAACTTCACATCACCACGCCACGCCAGTTAGCTCTGTCACTGAACCAAAAATCGACACTGATGTTATTGCCTACG AATGAGGAAGGACATCCAGTTACAAAGCATGGACAGATTTTAGTATCACCTACAATGCCTAGAATTGGCAGGGACCCAATG cAGCTTGGCCCCCTTAGGATCAAAGTAAAACCAACGAAACAATGCGTGACCGGAAGTGATGTATACACAATGAACCCAAACTCCAGAGGGTACGTCTGCATCCTGAGTTTTGGGTCATTCGAGAGGAGGCCCGATCTGGAGCTGGAAGCCTCAGAGGATGACGCCAGCAACCTGGCCAATGTGTTTACCCAGATGGGCTATTCCGGAGAAGTCCATCACTCTTTGACCTCAGACGAAACCAAAGAGACCTTAACAAGAATAAGAGATATGGAAGAGCTCTGGGATGCTAGTAGTGCCACTTTCATCATCTCCAGCCACGGCACCAGCAACAACGATGCTTTCCTTGCATCGGATATGCAACAGCTATCTACCGAATGGTTACTAGGTCTTTTCAGTGATGCCGAATGTCCTCAACTAAAGAACAAGCCTAAGGTTTTCATCTTTGATTTCTGCAGAGGCTACTATACTGACAGCTGTGCCAGCGTTCTTAACCCTTTCAGACCTACAAGAGTTAACGAACCTCAGAGAGACATGGTCTGCATTTACTCCAGCAGCACTGGGTTTACGTCTTATAACTTCTCAAAGGACGGATCTAGCTTCCCTACTGCCCTTTGTCGTACGATGGCAAAGCACGCTCACGATATGGAACTCAATGATCTTTGCAGAGAGCTGGTTGCAGAATGTGGTAAAGCAACAAACTTGGTGCCATCGATAAGGAACATTGGGTTCACAAAGAGATTCTTTTTCAATCCAGGGGTCTCGGCTTCATTGGTACAGAATCACTAG